A genomic stretch from Deltaproteobacteria bacterium includes:
- a CDS encoding zinc ribbon domain-containing protein produces MKCPKCRAQVSEGREECPRCGVVFVRYREFLAEMKAESQVRNDNRAWSSFWGRLMPERVDVNPVSWALRALLLAVLLVLTALFVLAPVASNTAGSSWLHGVNLVFHEAGHIVFIPLGRTMTVLGGSLMQVLVPLVCCLVLLLRTEDAFGAVVGLWWAGESLLDVAPYVADGRVQQLMLLGGVTGRDVPGYHDWNVLLTQWGLLHQAEALGLGVHVFGAALCLLALVWGAAVLVREARDLWLD; encoded by the coding sequence ATGAAATGCCCAAAATGCCGGGCGCAGGTTTCCGAAGGCCGGGAAGAGTGTCCCCGATGCGGCGTCGTGTTTGTCCGGTACAGGGAATTTCTGGCCGAAATGAAGGCCGAATCCCAAGTCCGGAACGACAACCGGGCCTGGAGTTCCTTTTGGGGGCGCCTCATGCCTGAGAGGGTTGACGTCAACCCGGTGTCCTGGGCGCTGAGGGCCCTATTGCTGGCAGTTCTCTTGGTTTTGACAGCTCTGTTCGTCTTGGCTCCGGTGGCCTCAAACACGGCCGGGTCGTCCTGGCTCCATGGAGTGAACCTCGTCTTTCACGAGGCCGGGCACATCGTCTTCATCCCCCTAGGCCGGACAATGACCGTGCTGGGTGGGAGTCTGATGCAGGTTTTGGTTCCACTGGTCTGCTGCCTAGTCCTGCTTCTGAGGACCGAGGACGCTTTCGGGGCAGTCGTGGGCCTGTGGTGGGCCGGGGAAAGCCTGCTTGACGTGGCCCCGTACGTGGCCGATGGCCGGGTCCAGCAACTGATGCTTCTGGGCGGTGTCACCGGCCGGGACGTTCCTGGATACCACGACTGGAATGTTTTGTTGACGCAATGGGGCTTGCTGCATCAGGCTGAGGCCCTGGGACTGGGCGTCCATGTTTTCGGAGCGGCGCTTTGCCTGTTGGCTTTGGTCTGGGGAGCGGCGGTTCTGGTTCGCGAGGCCCGGGATCTTTGGCTCGACTGA
- a CDS encoding pyridoxal phosphate-dependent aminotransferase, with protein MKVCDRAAKTSSFLVMDILERAHALEREGRDIVHLEIGEPDFETPECIKAAACRALAEGRTHYTHSQGIIELREIIAGRYGGAHGLALDPGRIFVTQGTSPAMLLVFTALLEPGDKVVITDPGYACYANFIRLAGGEPVTVPLRPEKGYRLDISDLIVKLDAEGGRVRAVVVNSPANPTGTVLDTQTMTDLARLARDRRFILVSDEIYHGLIYEGEERSLLEFDDQAFVLNGFSKAFAMTGFRLGYVVVPDWAVSAMRCLAQNLFICANSMAQWAGVTALREAARDVARMRAVYDERRRFMIDTLQVMGFHLPARPTGAFYVFIPVPEMAAKFKGSSLALCRDILERAGVGVTPGVDFGPGGEGCIRLSYANSLARIREGLERLGRYFERI; from the coding sequence ATGAAGGTGTGCGACCGGGCCGCAAAAACGAGTTCCTTTCTGGTCATGGACATTCTAGAGCGGGCCCACGCCTTGGAGCGCGAAGGCCGGGACATCGTCCACCTCGAGATCGGCGAACCCGATTTCGAAACGCCCGAGTGCATCAAGGCTGCGGCCTGTCGGGCACTGGCCGAGGGCCGGACCCACTACACGCACAGTCAGGGCATCATCGAACTCCGGGAGATCATTGCCGGGAGATACGGCGGGGCCCATGGCCTGGCCCTGGATCCTGGGCGGATATTTGTCACCCAGGGAACGTCACCGGCCATGCTTCTGGTTTTCACGGCCCTGCTGGAACCGGGAGACAAGGTGGTCATCACCGACCCCGGGTACGCCTGCTACGCCAATTTCATCCGTCTGGCCGGAGGCGAGCCGGTGACCGTGCCGCTTCGGCCCGAAAAGGGCTACCGCCTCGATATTTCCGACCTGATTGTCAAGCTCGATGCCGAAGGCGGTCGCGTCCGGGCAGTTGTGGTCAACTCTCCGGCCAACCCGACGGGCACGGTTCTGGATACCCAGACCATGACCGACCTGGCCAGGCTGGCCAGGGATCGGCGCTTCATTCTTGTGTCCGACGAGATCTATCACGGGCTGATCTACGAGGGCGAGGAGCGCAGCCTTTTGGAGTTCGACGACCAGGCCTTTGTCCTGAATGGTTTTTCCAAGGCCTTCGCCATGACGGGATTTCGGCTAGGCTACGTCGTTGTTCCGGACTGGGCCGTTTCGGCCATGCGCTGCCTGGCCCAGAACCTGTTCATCTGCGCCAACAGCATGGCCCAATGGGCCGGCGTGACCGCCCTCCGGGAGGCCGCCCGGGACGTGGCCCGGATGCGGGCCGTCTACGACGAGCGACGACGCTTCATGATCGACACCCTCCAGGTTATGGGCTTTCATCTTCCGGCCAGGCCCACCGGGGCCTTCTACGTCTTCATTCCCGTGCCGGAAATGGCCGCCAAGTTCAAAGGCAGTTCCCTGGCCCTGTGCCGGGACATCCTCGAGCGGGCCGGAGTGGGCGTGACTCCGGGAGTGGATTTCGGCCCCGGCGGGGAGGGCTGCATCCGTCTGTCCTATGCCAACTCCCTGGCCCGGATCCGGGAAGGATTGGAGAGGCTAGGCCGATATTTCGAGCGGATCTGA